In Gordonia phthalatica, one genomic interval encodes:
- a CDS encoding alpha/beta hydrolase — MYSTSQPVASRVSFRARAFSKTTVASRPLMAVAGRGAALSPVLLSAARPGVNRGLSLLSPVPKDTRTTPVHEHTGGGQVRGEWLHERGGGDSVPDPASGRPILYYLHGSGYVICSPRTHRGLVSRLTHRSGIGAFSLDYRMGPEHRWPAAGDDAIRGYRWLLRQGFDAKQIVVAGDSAGGHLALDLIASNHLDGVPQPRAMMLFSPLYDPSFELARQLEASGVRDPLIDVAGARRFLDLYSGAADPNHPRMRVKLSSDMDLPPALIQVGAREIMADDARTIHRLLLDAGGESELQEWRGQGHVFQMFPYFSSESRTAVREAANFIAAHSHTSP; from the coding sequence GTGTATTCCACGTCACAGCCGGTCGCGTCTCGTGTTTCGTTCCGTGCACGCGCGTTCTCGAAGACGACCGTCGCGTCGAGGCCGCTGATGGCCGTCGCCGGACGCGGTGCGGCGTTGAGCCCGGTGCTGCTGTCGGCCGCTCGCCCCGGTGTGAACCGCGGGCTGTCGTTGCTCAGTCCAGTCCCCAAGGACACCCGGACCACACCGGTGCACGAGCACACCGGCGGCGGCCAGGTGCGCGGCGAATGGCTCCACGAGCGCGGCGGCGGTGACAGCGTCCCCGATCCAGCGTCCGGGCGACCGATTCTGTACTACCTGCACGGCAGCGGCTACGTGATCTGCTCACCGCGCACCCACCGAGGCCTGGTGTCCAGGTTGACGCATCGTTCCGGGATCGGCGCGTTCAGTCTCGACTACCGGATGGGCCCCGAGCACCGGTGGCCCGCCGCGGGCGACGACGCCATCCGCGGTTACCGCTGGCTGCTTCGGCAGGGCTTCGACGCGAAGCAGATCGTCGTCGCGGGCGATTCCGCCGGCGGGCACCTGGCGCTTGACCTGATCGCGTCGAATCACCTCGACGGGGTGCCGCAGCCGCGCGCGATGATGCTGTTCTCCCCGCTGTACGATCCGTCGTTCGAACTCGCCCGACAGCTCGAGGCGAGCGGTGTCCGCGACCCGCTCATCGACGTCGCCGGCGCGCGGCGGTTCCTAGACCTGTACTCCGGTGCCGCCGACCCGAATCATCCGCGGATGCGGGTGAAGCTGTCGTCCGACATGGATCTGCCGCCCGCTCTGATCCAGGTGGGTGCCCGGGAGATCATGGCCGACGACGCCCGCACCATCCATCGCCTCCTCCTGGATGCCGGCGGCGAGTCGGAGCTGCAGGAGTGGCGCGGGCAGGGCCACGTGTTCCAGATGTTTCCGTACTTCAGTTCCGAATCACGCACCGCCGTCCGCGAGGCCGCGAACTTCATCGCCGCACACAGTCACACGTCGCCCTGA
- the gltB gene encoding glutamate synthase large subunit produces MNHMPGPIGLYDPAHEHDACGVAFVVDIHGRRSRDIVEKSIKALENLEHRGAQGAEPNTGDGAGIMIQVPDRFLREEVEFELPEQGSYATGIAFLPQASHDVTDAIDGVERIVAEQGLEVLGWREVPIDDSTLGALARDAMPTFKQLFVGGAAGMDLERATYVVRKRVQNELGDKGAGQGEAGRETVYFPSLSGQTLVYKGMLTTPQLRAFYLDLQDERVESALGMVHSRFSTNTFPSWPLAHPFRRIAHNGEINTVVGNANWMRAREALIKTDVFGAEASALDKVLPVCTPGASDTATFDEVLELLHLGGRSLPHAVLMMVPEAWEHSDTMKPEHRAFYEYHSALMEPWDGPASVCFTDGTVIGAVLDRNGLRPSRIWVTKDGLAVLGSEVGIMDVDPADVISKQRLQPGKMFLVDTAQGRIVADEEIKDQLAGEHPYQEWLDGNQVALEDLPSPDHARMPHDRVALRQQVFGYTSEDLRLLISPMASTGGEGLGSMGTDTPVAVLSNRPRMLFDYFQEMFAQVTNPPLDGIREAIVTSLGIRIGGERDLLNPGAESAKQIVLSQPILDNDDLARLVEIDGDATGFPSVHIHGLYPVAEGGEGLRRALDGVRAQVSAAIADGARIIVLSDRESDETLAPIPSLLLTSAVHHHMVRERTRTRASIIIESGDAREVHHMALLVGFGASGINPYMAFETIEDMLESGALPPYQEGMSHEEAFAKARANYIKAAGKGVLKVMSKMGISTVPSYNGAQLFQVIGLSQEVVDEFFTGLRSQLDGIGLDEIAGEVAERHALAFTDRPSERAYRELEVGGEYQWRREGEYHLFNPDTVFKLQHSTRTGQYSVFKEYTKMVDDQAARLGTLRGLFDFNFGDRDPIPLDKVEPASEIVKRFSTGAMSYGSISAEAHETLAIAMNRLGARSNSGEGGEDPRRFTHDENGDWRRSAIKQVASGRFGVTSYYLSNCTDIQIKMAQGAKPGEGGQLPPHKVYPWIAEVRGSTPGVGLISPPPHHDIYSIEDLAQLIHDLKNANPQARIHVKLVSEIGVGTVAAGVSKAHADVVLISGHDGGTGASPLTSLKHAGAPWEIGLAETQQTLLLNGLRDRIVVQVDGQLKTGRDVMIAALLGGEEFGFATAPLVVSGCIMMRVCHLDTCPVGVATQNPLLRERFSGKPEFVENFMLYIAEEVRELLARLGFRTLQDAVGHIEALDTGKAMAHWKGHKAGKLDLSPILTLPESPFMNQDLYCSGKQDHGLDKALDNELIEKARAAIESGTRVTLSSPISNVNRTVGTMLGHEVTKVYGAPGLPEGTISIDFEGSAGNSFGAFVPRGITMRIEGDANDFVGKGLSGGKIVVRPSRKAPAEFVAEENIIGGNVIAFGGTGGKMFLRGRVGERFCVRNSGVQAVVEGVGDHGCEYMTGGTAVILGRTGRNFAAGMSGGVAYVYNPHGEFEANLNDELVELESLDADDLAVLSGLLTEHRDETGSTVAAAILDDWAAAQGHFVKVMPRDYKRVLIAIDAAERSGRDVNEAIMEAARG; encoded by the coding sequence ATGAATCACATGCCGGGGCCCATCGGGCTCTACGATCCCGCCCATGAGCACGACGCGTGTGGCGTCGCATTCGTCGTCGACATCCATGGTCGTCGCAGTCGCGACATCGTCGAGAAGTCGATCAAGGCACTCGAGAACCTCGAGCACCGCGGTGCCCAGGGAGCCGAGCCGAACACCGGCGACGGCGCGGGCATCATGATCCAGGTCCCGGACCGCTTCCTGCGCGAAGAGGTCGAGTTCGAGCTCCCCGAACAGGGCTCCTACGCCACCGGCATCGCTTTCCTCCCGCAGGCGTCGCACGACGTCACGGACGCGATCGACGGCGTCGAGCGGATCGTCGCAGAGCAGGGCCTCGAGGTCTTGGGGTGGCGCGAGGTGCCGATCGACGACAGCACGCTCGGCGCCCTGGCGCGCGATGCGATGCCGACCTTCAAGCAGCTCTTCGTCGGCGGCGCCGCGGGCATGGACTTGGAGCGCGCGACCTATGTGGTCCGCAAGCGCGTCCAGAACGAGCTCGGCGACAAGGGCGCCGGTCAGGGCGAGGCCGGCCGGGAGACCGTCTACTTCCCGAGCCTGTCGGGCCAGACCCTGGTCTACAAGGGCATGCTGACCACTCCGCAGCTGCGCGCCTTCTACCTGGACCTGCAGGACGAGCGTGTGGAGAGCGCGCTCGGCATGGTCCACAGCCGCTTCTCCACCAACACCTTCCCGTCGTGGCCGCTGGCGCACCCCTTCCGTCGCATCGCCCACAACGGCGAGATCAACACCGTCGTCGGCAATGCCAACTGGATGCGCGCCCGCGAGGCCCTGATCAAGACCGATGTCTTCGGGGCGGAGGCTTCGGCGCTCGACAAGGTCCTGCCGGTCTGCACGCCGGGAGCGTCGGACACCGCGACCTTCGACGAGGTCCTGGAACTGCTGCACCTCGGTGGCCGCAGCCTGCCGCACGCCGTCCTGATGATGGTCCCGGAGGCGTGGGAGCACAGCGACACCATGAAGCCCGAGCATCGGGCGTTCTACGAGTACCACTCGGCGCTGATGGAGCCGTGGGACGGACCGGCGTCGGTCTGCTTCACCGACGGCACCGTGATCGGCGCGGTCCTGGATCGCAACGGTCTGCGGCCGTCGCGCATCTGGGTCACCAAGGACGGTCTCGCGGTCCTGGGCTCCGAGGTCGGCATCATGGACGTCGATCCCGCCGACGTGATCTCCAAGCAGCGTCTGCAGCCGGGCAAGATGTTCCTGGTCGACACCGCGCAGGGTCGTATCGTCGCCGACGAGGAGATCAAGGATCAGCTGGCCGGCGAGCACCCCTACCAGGAGTGGCTCGACGGCAACCAGGTCGCGCTCGAGGATCTGCCGTCGCCCGACCACGCGCGCATGCCGCACGACCGCGTCGCCCTCCGCCAGCAGGTCTTCGGCTACACCTCGGAGGATCTGCGCCTGCTGATCTCGCCGATGGCCTCGACCGGTGGCGAGGGTCTGGGCTCGATGGGCACCGACACCCCGGTCGCCGTCCTCTCGAACCGCCCGCGGATGCTCTTCGACTACTTCCAGGAGATGTTCGCGCAGGTCACCAACCCGCCGCTCGACGGCATCCGCGAGGCGATCGTCACCAGCCTCGGGATCCGCATCGGCGGTGAGCGCGACCTGCTGAACCCGGGCGCCGAGTCGGCCAAGCAGATCGTCTTGAGCCAGCCGATCCTCGACAACGACGACCTCGCGCGTCTGGTCGAGATCGACGGCGACGCCACCGGCTTCCCGTCGGTCCACATCCACGGCCTGTACCCGGTCGCCGAGGGCGGCGAGGGTCTGCGCCGGGCGCTCGACGGCGTCCGCGCCCAGGTGTCGGCGGCCATCGCCGACGGTGCGCGCATCATCGTCCTCTCGGACCGCGAGTCCGACGAGACCCTCGCGCCCATCCCGTCGCTGCTGCTGACCTCGGCGGTCCACCACCACATGGTCCGTGAGCGCACCCGCACCCGGGCCAGCATCATCATCGAGTCGGGCGACGCCCGCGAGGTGCACCACATGGCGCTGCTCGTCGGCTTCGGCGCCAGCGGCATCAACCCGTACATGGCGTTCGAGACCATCGAGGACATGCTCGAGTCGGGCGCGCTCCCGCCGTACCAGGAGGGGATGAGCCACGAGGAGGCCTTCGCGAAGGCGCGCGCCAACTACATCAAGGCGGCGGGCAAGGGCGTCTTGAAGGTGATGAGCAAGATGGGCATCTCGACGGTCCCGTCGTACAACGGCGCCCAGCTGTTCCAGGTCATCGGCCTGAGCCAGGAGGTCGTCGACGAGTTCTTCACCGGTCTGCGCAGCCAGCTCGACGGCATCGGTCTCGACGAGATCGCAGGCGAGGTCGCCGAGCGGCATGCACTCGCGTTCACCGATCGTCCCAGCGAGCGGGCCTACCGCGAGCTCGAGGTCGGCGGCGAGTACCAGTGGCGTCGGGAGGGCGAGTACCACCTGTTCAACCCGGACACGGTGTTCAAGCTGCAGCACTCCACCCGCACCGGCCAGTACTCGGTGTTCAAGGAGTACACGAAGATGGTCGACGACCAGGCCGCCCGCCTGGGCACCCTGCGCGGCCTGTTCGACTTCAACTTCGGCGACCGCGATCCGATCCCGCTCGACAAGGTGGAGCCTGCCAGCGAGATCGTCAAGCGCTTCTCGACGGGCGCCATGAGCTACGGCTCCATCTCCGCCGAGGCCCACGAGACCCTCGCGATCGCGATGAACCGTCTCGGCGCGCGCTCCAACTCGGGTGAGGGCGGCGAGGATCCGCGTCGCTTCACGCACGACGAGAACGGCGACTGGCGGCGCAGCGCCATCAAGCAGGTGGCGTCGGGTCGGTTCGGCGTGACCAGCTACTACCTGAGCAACTGCACCGACATCCAGATCAAGATGGCGCAGGGCGCCAAGCCGGGCGAGGGCGGCCAGCTGCCCCCGCACAAGGTGTACCCGTGGATCGCCGAGGTCCGCGGCAGCACTCCGGGCGTCGGCCTCATCTCGCCGCCGCCGCACCACGACATCTACTCGATCGAGGACCTGGCGCAGCTGATCCACGATCTGAAGAACGCGAACCCGCAGGCCCGCATCCACGTGAAGCTGGTCTCCGAGATCGGTGTCGGCACCGTCGCCGCCGGCGTCTCGAAGGCGCACGCCGACGTCGTCCTGATCTCCGGGCACGACGGCGGCACCGGTGCCAGCCCGCTGACCTCGCTCAAGCACGCCGGTGCACCGTGGGAGATCGGTTTGGCCGAGACCCAGCAGACGCTGCTGCTCAACGGTCTGCGCGACCGCATCGTCGTGCAGGTCGACGGCCAGCTGAAGACCGGTCGCGACGTCATGATCGCCGCCCTGCTGGGCGGTGAGGAGTTCGGTTTCGCGACCGCTCCGCTCGTCGTCTCGGGCTGCATCATGATGCGCGTCTGCCACCTCGACACCTGCCCGGTGGGCGTCGCGACGCAGAACCCGCTGCTGCGCGAACGGTTCTCGGGCAAGCCGGAGTTCGTCGAGAACTTCATGCTGTACATCGCCGAGGAGGTGCGCGAGCTGCTCGCACGGCTGGGCTTCCGCACCCTGCAGGACGCGGTCGGTCACATCGAGGCGCTCGACACCGGCAAGGCGATGGCGCACTGGAAGGGTCACAAGGCAGGCAAGCTCGACCTGTCGCCGATCCTGACACTGCCGGAGTCGCCGTTCATGAACCAGGACCTGTACTGCTCCGGCAAGCAGGACCACGGTCTGGACAAGGCGCTCGACAACGAGCTGATCGAGAAGGCCCGCGCGGCCATCGAGTCGGGGACCCGCGTCACGCTGTCCTCGCCGATCAGCAACGTCAACCGCACGGTCGGCACCATGCTCGGCCACGAGGTCACCAAGGTCTACGGCGCACCCGGGCTGCCCGAGGGCACGATCTCGATCGACTTCGAGGGCTCGGCGGGCAACAGCTTCGGCGCCTTCGTCCCGCGCGGCATCACCATGCGCATCGAGGGCGACGCGAACGACTTCGTCGGCAAGGGCCTCTCGGGCGGCAAGATCGTCGTGCGGCCCTCGCGCAAGGCTCCCGCGGAGTTCGTCGCCGAGGAGAACATCATCGGCGGCAACGTGATCGCGTTCGGCGGCACCGGCGGCAAGATGTTCCTCCGCGGCCGCGTCGGCGAGCGCTTCTGCGTCCGCAACTCGGGCGTGCAGGCTGTCGTCGAAGGCGTGGGCGATCACGGTTGCGAGTACATGACCGGCGGCACCGCGGTGATCCTCGGTCGGACGGGCCGCAACTTCGCGGCAGGCATGTCCGGCGGCGTCGCGTACGTCTACAACCCGCACGGTGAGTTCGAGGCCAACCTCAACGACGAGTTGGTGGAGCTCGAATCCCTCGACGCCGACGACCTGGCCGTGCTGTCGGGCCTGCTGACCGAGCACCGCGACGAGACGGGGTCCACCGTCGCCGCCGCGATCCTCGACGACTGGGCTGCGGCCCAGGGGCATTTCGTCAAGGTCATGCCCCGCGATTACAAGAGGGTGCTCATCGCCATCGATGCCGCTGAGCGCTCCGGACGAGATGTGAACGAAGCGATCATGGAGGCGGCACGTGGCTGA
- a CDS encoding enoyl-CoA hydratase/isomerase family protein, whose translation MTPVLTTVDGSVQTIAFNRPDRLNAVSEELYEQTIVALRAADADPAIRAVVLTGTGRAFCVGADLKAHGAGGRTPERQRYYTDLGQRVCEQIQTMSTPVIAAVAGYALGAGAEMAVSADFLLMADDAKMGFPEVSIGTYVGGGVTHRLPRLVGLRRATDLLVLGDRFTGEQAAEWGLAYRAVPLEELTAAAHELAAKLAAKAPLSMAKIKAALYRDDDIETALADEPRQLVELMGTYDWAEGVAAFAEKRDPSFEGR comes from the coding sequence ATGACTCCCGTGCTCACGACGGTCGACGGATCCGTCCAGACCATCGCCTTCAACCGGCCCGACCGACTCAACGCCGTCAGCGAAGAGCTGTACGAGCAGACCATTGTCGCGCTCCGCGCCGCCGACGCCGATCCCGCGATCCGCGCCGTCGTGCTGACCGGTACCGGCCGCGCGTTCTGCGTCGGCGCCGACCTGAAGGCCCACGGTGCGGGCGGCCGCACCCCGGAACGCCAGCGGTACTACACCGACCTGGGTCAGCGCGTGTGCGAACAGATTCAGACCATGTCGACGCCGGTCATCGCCGCCGTGGCGGGCTATGCGCTCGGCGCGGGCGCCGAGATGGCCGTGAGCGCCGACTTCCTGTTGATGGCCGACGACGCCAAGATGGGCTTCCCCGAGGTCTCGATCGGCACCTACGTGGGCGGCGGCGTCACGCATCGCCTCCCCCGCCTGGTGGGACTGCGGCGCGCCACCGACCTGCTGGTCCTCGGCGACCGGTTCACCGGCGAGCAGGCCGCCGAGTGGGGCCTGGCCTACCGCGCGGTTCCGCTCGAGGAGTTGACCGCAGCAGCCCACGAGCTGGCCGCCAAGCTAGCCGCCAAGGCGCCGCTGTCGATGGCCAAGATCAAGGCCGCCCTGTACCGCGACGACGACATCGAGACCGCGCTGGCCGACGAGCCCCGGCAACTCGTGGAACTGATGGGCACGTACGACTGGGCCGAGGGCGTCGCCGCCTTCGCCGAGAAGCGCGACCCCAGCTTCGAGGGCCGGTGA
- a CDS encoding C45 family autoproteolytic acyltransferase/hydolase, whose protein sequence is MTDVTIREQSIAGIDWLVVSGPRNDAIRALGEHTRDSIAAVQDAMPERAGLQRFTSTDKGRAALAAVTDASAADQPGPLADLRALAEGSGQDFEALLLANFRGDLGYDDGTGCSDLAWSRESAFIAHNEDGAPGLDGHFRFVTLLLDGEQPVTAQWYPGFLPSNAWAINAAGLAWGINHVQVAHPSVAAGRHYVARGLQGAKSLEDAVAYLREHPIAGGFTFTIGESGTGRSVTVESAAGQIATRTPTAESPLMWHTNHLRFLPTEIDSPASQSLDQATSHLGLYDESVDRGRVLDNLALPAGEPDVAWFTELMCDNPIPCGGVHRTAEGDDPLTTLCTTIVDLHAGRVHLRSPHGTSSIAVADFANGLG, encoded by the coding sequence ATGACCGATGTCACCATCCGCGAGCAGTCGATCGCAGGCATCGACTGGCTGGTCGTGAGCGGCCCCCGAAACGATGCCATCCGCGCCCTCGGCGAGCACACCCGCGACAGCATCGCGGCAGTTCAGGACGCCATGCCCGAGCGCGCGGGCCTACAACGCTTCACCAGCACCGACAAGGGCCGCGCGGCGCTGGCGGCCGTCACCGATGCGTCGGCCGCCGACCAGCCCGGCCCCCTGGCCGACCTGCGAGCCCTCGCCGAGGGCTCCGGACAGGACTTCGAGGCCCTGCTGCTGGCGAACTTCCGCGGCGACCTCGGCTACGACGACGGCACCGGATGCAGCGACCTCGCATGGTCTCGCGAATCGGCGTTCATCGCCCACAACGAGGACGGGGCACCCGGCCTGGACGGCCACTTCCGCTTCGTCACCCTGCTCCTCGACGGCGAGCAGCCGGTCACCGCGCAGTGGTACCCGGGCTTCCTGCCGTCGAATGCCTGGGCGATCAACGCCGCAGGTCTGGCGTGGGGCATCAACCACGTGCAGGTGGCCCACCCGAGCGTCGCCGCAGGACGCCACTATGTGGCACGTGGACTGCAGGGCGCGAAGAGCCTCGAGGACGCCGTCGCCTACCTGCGAGAACATCCGATCGCCGGCGGCTTCACGTTCACAATCGGTGAGTCGGGCACCGGACGGTCGGTCACCGTCGAATCGGCGGCCGGACAGATCGCCACACGCACACCGACCGCCGAATCCCCGCTGATGTGGCACACCAACCATCTGCGCTTCCTGCCGACCGAAATCGATTCGCCCGCCTCCCAGTCACTTGATCAGGCCACCTCGCACCTGGGCCTGTACGACGAGAGCGTCGATCGCGGCCGGGTGCTCGACAACCTGGCCCTGCCTGCAGGCGAACCCGACGTCGCATGGTTCACCGAGCTGATGTGCGACAATCCGATCCCGTGCGGCGGCGTCCACCGCACCGCCGAGGGCGACGACCCGCTGACCACGCTGTGCACCACCATCGTCGACCTGCACGCCGGGCGTGTGCACCTGCGGTCCCCGCACGGCACCTCGTCGATCGCGGTCGCGGACTTCGCGAACGGCCTCGGCTAG
- a CDS encoding MurR/RpiR family transcriptional regulator, which translates to MAKKVAAADAPATFEALLVLLHARMEALSPSHKRIAERVMVDPESVAFMTVSDLAAAVEVNEATVVRFASGLGLKGFPGLVALCRERLREQAQLLRRFENLENLDGDLRASAVAMDQTNVARTFAQISDSTWESAVRALASAPRVHVMGQRKTFAPAYLLGYLLGMLREEVSVVTGSFGGLTDDIRHIREGDCFVAVSIHRYSMETVRSAQSARERGAHVITLTDNPSSPLAVSGHDVFYLEAASPSVLRSMTAFTVLVQALAASVAQQMGRSARESLLEEEGLLSSFETYYAADGE; encoded by the coding sequence ATGGCGAAGAAGGTGGCGGCCGCCGATGCGCCGGCGACGTTCGAGGCACTCCTCGTGCTGCTCCACGCTCGGATGGAGGCTCTGTCGCCGTCGCACAAGCGCATCGCCGAGCGGGTGATGGTCGATCCGGAGAGCGTGGCGTTCATGACCGTCTCGGATCTGGCGGCGGCCGTCGAGGTCAACGAGGCCACGGTGGTCAGGTTCGCCAGCGGCCTCGGGTTGAAGGGATTCCCCGGGCTGGTCGCACTGTGCCGGGAACGGCTGCGCGAGCAGGCGCAGTTGCTTCGTCGCTTCGAGAATCTAGAGAACCTCGACGGTGATCTGCGGGCCAGTGCGGTGGCGATGGACCAGACCAACGTGGCGCGGACCTTCGCGCAGATCAGCGACTCCACCTGGGAGTCCGCGGTGCGGGCGTTGGCCTCCGCGCCGCGCGTGCACGTCATGGGCCAGCGCAAGACTTTCGCGCCCGCCTATCTGCTGGGCTACCTGCTGGGGATGCTCCGCGAGGAGGTCTCGGTGGTCACCGGCAGCTTCGGCGGACTCACCGACGACATCCGGCACATCCGCGAAGGCGACTGTTTCGTCGCGGTGTCGATTCACCGGTACTCGATGGAGACGGTGCGCAGCGCGCAGAGCGCCCGTGAGCGGGGCGCCCATGTCATCACCCTCACCGACAATCCCAGTTCGCCGCTGGCGGTGAGCGGTCACGACGTCTTCTACCTCGAGGCCGCCAGCCCTTCGGTGCTCCGGTCGATGACTGCCTTCACCGTGCTGGTGCAGGCGCTGGCGGCGAGCGTCGCGCAGCAGATGGGACGCAGCGCCCGCGAGTCCCTCCTCGAGGAGGAGGGACTGCTGAGCAGCTTCGAGACGTACTACGCGGCCGACGGCGAATAG
- a CDS encoding amino acid permease, whose product MDHLQSPSTSAATATERLRGALTERQMTMIAIGGVIGAGLFVGSGTAIQNAGPAVLVSYAAIGVLIVLVMRMLGEMSVNNPATGSFSSYASRELGPWAGLSVGWLYAYQWCVTIGFEAVVGAAVTHQMFPAIPTWLAALVYMAVLISVNLTRVENFGTFEYWFAMIKVAAIVVFLLLGIAAIFGLLPSADAPGMTNLTGQGGFAPMGWTAVLTASLIVFFSFFGTEAVTIAAGEAKNPVKAVKAGINSVVWRILLFYVGSIAVIVVLLPWNSTDVAESPYSAVLNHLGIPYAGTIMNVIVLVAVLSCLNAGIYSSSRMLFSLADRGEAPKLLRRTTSRGVPIFAVFAASSVGLFTVFANYALPTATVYQFLLNSSGSIAVVVYIIITVTHMRSRRNLTAEQRAGLDFKMWLFPVLNVLVLIVLGAVIIGMAMRDDSRESLALTTVVTVAAVVAGLIYQRRNGGRDTHAETLPGEAGLPTVP is encoded by the coding sequence ATGGATCACTTGCAATCGCCGTCCACATCGGCGGCGACGGCCACGGAACGGCTCCGTGGCGCGTTGACCGAGCGGCAGATGACGATGATCGCGATCGGCGGCGTCATCGGCGCCGGTCTGTTCGTCGGCAGCGGTACTGCCATCCAGAACGCCGGCCCCGCCGTGCTCGTCTCGTATGCCGCCATCGGTGTGCTGATCGTGCTGGTTATGCGGATGCTCGGCGAGATGTCGGTGAATAATCCGGCCACCGGATCGTTCTCGTCATACGCCAGCCGCGAACTCGGCCCGTGGGCCGGCCTGTCGGTGGGCTGGCTGTACGCCTACCAGTGGTGCGTGACGATCGGTTTCGAAGCCGTGGTCGGTGCCGCAGTCACCCACCAGATGTTCCCCGCGATACCCACGTGGCTCGCCGCACTCGTCTACATGGCGGTCTTGATCAGCGTCAACCTCACCCGGGTCGAGAACTTCGGCACCTTCGAGTACTGGTTCGCGATGATCAAGGTGGCCGCCATCGTCGTCTTCCTGCTCCTCGGGATCGCGGCGATCTTCGGGCTGCTGCCGAGCGCGGACGCGCCGGGCATGACGAATCTGACCGGTCAGGGCGGATTCGCCCCGATGGGGTGGACCGCGGTACTGACCGCCTCGCTCATCGTGTTCTTCTCGTTCTTCGGCACCGAAGCGGTGACTATCGCCGCCGGTGAGGCCAAGAACCCGGTCAAGGCGGTGAAGGCCGGAATCAACAGCGTCGTCTGGCGGATCCTGTTGTTCTACGTGGGTTCGATCGCGGTGATCGTCGTGCTGCTGCCGTGGAACTCCACCGACGTCGCTGAATCGCCGTACTCGGCCGTGCTCAATCATCTGGGCATCCCGTACGCCGGCACCATCATGAACGTCATCGTCCTGGTGGCCGTGCTGTCGTGCCTCAATGCCGGAATCTACTCGTCGTCACGCATGTTGTTCTCCCTCGCCGACCGGGGAGAAGCGCCGAAGCTGCTGCGTCGCACCACTTCTCGCGGAGTGCCGATCTTCGCGGTATTCGCTGCATCGAGTGTCGGGCTGTTCACCGTGTTCGCCAACTATGCGCTGCCGACCGCGACGGTCTATCAGTTCCTGCTCAACTCGTCCGGGTCGATCGCCGTCGTCGTCTACATCATCATCACGGTCACCCACATGCGCAGTCGCCGCAATCTGACGGCCGAACAGCGTGCCGGGCTCGACTTCAAGATGTGGCTCTTCCCGGTGCTCAACGTCTTGGTGCTGATCGTTCTCGGCGCCGTGATCATCGGCATGGCGATGCGCGACGACAGTCGGGAATCGTTGGCGCTGACTACGGTCGTGACCGTAGCCGCGGTGGTCGCCGGGCTCATCTACCAGCGACGCAACGGTGGCCGCGACACCCACGCGGAGACCTTGCCGGGCGAAGCCGGGCTGCCTACCGTGCCGTGA